A single genomic interval of Pan paniscus chromosome 18, NHGRI_mPanPan1-v2.0_pri, whole genome shotgun sequence harbors:
- the LOC100973662 gene encoding putative protein SNX29P2, which yields MLLADRCRLSTFYEDWSFVMDEERSSMLPTTAAGPNSILFAINIDNKDLNGQSKFAPTVSDLLKESTQNVTLLKESTQGVSSLFREITASSAISILIKPEQETDPLPVVSRNVSADAKCKKERKKKKKVTNIISFDDEEDEQNSGDMFKKTSGAGESSEDNSDRSSVNIMSAFESPFGPNSNGSQSSNSWKIDSLSLNREFGYQKLDVKSIDDEDVDENEDDVYGNSSGRKHRGHSESPEKNGAHSVTQAGVQWHDLSSLQPLPPGFK from the exons ATGCTCCTGGCCGACCGCTGCAGGCTCAG TACTTTTTATGAAGACTGGTCTTTTGTGATGGATGAAGAGAGGTCCAGTATGCTTCCTACCACGGCAGCAG GTCCGAACTCCATACTCTTTGCGATTAACATTGACAACAAGGATTTGAACGGGCAGAGTAAGTTTGCTCCCACCGTTTCAGACCTCTTAAAGGAGTCAACGCAGAATGTGACCTTGCTGAAGGAGTCCACGCAAGGAGTGAGCAGCCTGTTCAGGGAGATCACAGCCTCCTCTGCCATCTCCATCCTCATCAAACCTGAACAGGAGACCGACCCCTTGCCCGTCGTGTCCAGGAATGTCAGTGCTG atgcCAAATGCAAAAAGGAgcggaagaagaaaaagaaagtgaccaacattatctcatttgatgaTGAGGAAGATGAGCAGAACTCTGGGGACATGTTTAAAAAGACATCTGGGGCAGGGGAGAGCTCAGAGGACAACTCCGACCGCTCCTCTGTCAATATCATGTCCGCCTTTGAAAGCCCCTTCGGGCCAAACTCCAATGGAAGTCAGAGCAGCAACTCGTGGAAAATTGATTCCCTGTCTTTGAACAGGGAGTTTGGGTACCAGAAGCTTGATGTGAAAAGCATCGATGATGAAGATGTGGATGAAAACGAAGATGACGTGTATGGAAACTCATCAGGACGGAAGCACAGGGGCCACTCAGAGTCGCCCGAGAA aAACGGagcacactctgtcacccaggctggagtgcaatggcacgatctcagctcactacaacctctgcctcccgggttcaagtga